The following proteins come from a genomic window of Flavobacterium eburneipallidum:
- a CDS encoding RagB/SusD family nutrient uptake outer membrane protein — translation MKKKILLSLLLTFALGFTACEDYLEVQPETGFTEAEVFSTENEIRSAVAGVYTLMLSNDAYSNRLAFVFNPNTDVEMSGVSTNTVNVNGSDIACYEPKPYWTTLNSTWNAMYKIINMSNDVIEGIEKSAIYQADKKDKASNITQLYGEVKTLRAMVYLDLIRIWGDVVFRTKSSAGGEDFTGGVTDRNKILEFLIADLKSVEPLMQYPSELKYGTEQASRSFNQGLIGLIALTRGGWALRPDLNDPSKIGQMVRGDNHELYYDIAIEYLGKAINEKQHDLKLSYRDFWIGQNNWQTPVNDDVMFSLPLLKNSSGEYGYAVGIPIAEGNHPYGSASGSLSLCGTYLYSFDNTDLRRDITCAPFSYDLNLNQAIRLNLAQLAVAKWSKLYMTAPLGSTSTSATGINYSWMRFADVLLMYAEAVNERFGVRDDARECLKRVRRRAFDKVDWSAKVDNYVDSKSSPDLFFQAIMDERAWEFGGESKRKFDLARWNKFGEVIYNQYNKLVNWGKVANGAYVPGLNEVPGSVYWKNIPDPANAGRTILDIKGIDPIIQARPAGYNELVFATSWYSLNSDSQAYEPRNDIKWSFRGFINFNNAASVNPNAPLRYLCPYPSKVITDHRGNIQNYYGFNY, via the coding sequence ATGAAGAAAAAGATATTATTAAGTCTTCTATTAACTTTTGCACTTGGTTTTACTGCTTGCGAAGATTATTTGGAAGTACAACCAGAAACGGGTTTTACTGAAGCTGAAGTTTTCAGTACCGAAAATGAAATACGATCAGCAGTTGCTGGCGTATATACCCTTATGTTGAGTAACGATGCGTATTCTAATCGTCTTGCCTTTGTATTTAACCCGAATACCGATGTAGAGATGTCGGGTGTTTCAACAAATACAGTTAATGTGAACGGTTCAGATATTGCTTGTTACGAACCCAAACCGTATTGGACTACTTTGAATTCCACTTGGAATGCGATGTACAAAATTATTAATATGTCTAATGATGTTATCGAAGGAATTGAAAAATCAGCTATATATCAAGCAGACAAGAAAGACAAAGCATCTAATATAACCCAACTTTATGGTGAAGTCAAAACACTTCGTGCCATGGTATATCTAGACCTAATCCGCATTTGGGGTGACGTGGTGTTTCGTACCAAATCATCTGCTGGTGGAGAAGATTTTACAGGAGGAGTTACCGATAGAAATAAAATTCTTGAATTTCTGATAGCTGATTTGAAATCTGTTGAGCCACTAATGCAATATCCTAGTGAACTAAAATATGGTACAGAACAAGCCTCAAGAAGTTTTAATCAAGGTTTGATCGGATTAATTGCTCTTACTCGTGGAGGTTGGGCTTTACGTCCAGATTTAAACGATCCTTCTAAAATTGGTCAAATGGTTCGTGGAGATAATCATGAATTGTATTATGATATTGCCATCGAATATTTAGGCAAAGCAATAAACGAGAAGCAACACGATCTAAAATTGAGTTATCGTGATTTTTGGATTGGACAAAATAATTGGCAAACACCAGTTAATGATGACGTTATGTTTTCGTTACCCTTGTTGAAAAACTCCTCGGGTGAATATGGATATGCCGTTGGTATTCCGATTGCAGAAGGAAATCATCCTTACGGAAGTGCTTCAGGAAGTCTTAGTTTGTGTGGAACCTATTTGTACTCATTTGATAATACTGATTTGAGACGAGATATTACCTGTGCGCCTTTTTCGTATGACTTAAATCTGAACCAAGCCATTCGATTAAATTTAGCACAGTTGGCTGTTGCCAAATGGTCAAAATTATATATGACCGCACCGCTTGGTAGTACTAGTACAAGTGCAACTGGTATCAATTATTCATGGATGCGATTTGCTGATGTTTTATTGATGTATGCCGAAGCAGTAAACGAACGCTTTGGTGTACGTGATGATGCTCGCGAATGTTTGAAACGCGTACGTCGCAGAGCATTTGACAAAGTAGATTGGTCAGCAAAAGTAGATAACTATGTTGATTCTAAATCGTCGCCAGATTTGTTTTTCCAAGCCATTATGGATGAGCGTGCTTGGGAATTTGGTGGCGAAAGCAAACGTAAGTTTGACTTGGCTCGCTGGAATAAATTTGGAGAAGTAATTTACAACCAATATAATAAATTGGTGAACTGGGGTAAAGTAGCCAATGGAGCTTATGTGCCTGGATTAAATGAAGTTCCTGGAAGTGTATATTGGAAAAACATCCCCGATCCAGCTAATGCAGGTAGAACTATTTTAGACATCAAAGGAATTGATCCGATTATACAAGCTCGTCCAGCAGGTTACAACGAACTTGTGTTTGCTACAAGTTGGTATTCGTTAAATAGCGATTCCCAAGCTTATGAACCACGAAATGATATCAAATGGAGTTTCAGAGGATTTATCAATTTCAATAATGCGGCATCGGTAAATCCTAATGCGCCTTTGCGATACTTATGCCCTTATCCATCTAAAGTAATAACTGATCATAGAGGGAATATTCAGAATTATTATGGTTTTAACTATTAA
- a CDS encoding SusC/RagA family TonB-linked outer membrane protein, with product MTIKKHIVSVLALLLLTASGYAQKLVTVTGVVRDKIGSIPSATIIVKNENSNTSSDMDGKFSIRVKDPNTAVLVVKFIGMEDVTVPLKGRTSGIVIEMKESTSELNEVVVIGYGTQKRGNLTGAVSSIKGTTLEKVPTSSVAEALVGRLPGVQVTSADGSPGAEIMIRVRGGGSITQDNSPLFLVDGFEVANINDIPPTDIESIDVLKDAASTAIYGARGANGVVVITTKKPKAGKISVSVNSYMQMKTLSNHLDVMDPYEFTLMQYEYERGRSSNPTAFFNRYGRANELYIYQGEKGVDWQDEIFGTNPIVKYLDFNLSGGSEKTKYKFAVVNQDQPGVLVGTGMKQTNMNFMLTTKLSDKFTFEYQSRFIDRTIEGSGTEGVSLLDALRQAPTLGLQEYMTLPEDNTYFDPEDYQPITRFNPIEAAEKNYRNRNSRTFNTVGALTWNIIDGLSFRSSFGFQYQYEEDGRFWGTDTGTANANNNQPVVQWGSTQSPRWQMTNVLNYNFKHNTVHDFQFMLGQEMKDQSSVSKYYKTRYFPETISGEKALNNLALGTPYENGSTAGSPNRISSFFGRANYAYNDKYIATFTIRADGSTKFGPENRWGAFPAAAVAWKMSSEDFLKDSKTVSNLKMRLSYGVSGNDRISGDLYAKYYGVSRNRSVGWGETDHSYYNFYNGNFLSNPEVKWETTYSTNLGFDFGFFKDRLTGNIEFYKNTVKDLLVPSDIAGVSGFNKIMTNVGQTSNKGIDFGITAGVIQKKDFQLDLNFNIGYNKNKIDALSSGENEWILSSGWAGTQLLNDDDYRAYVGGTKGLIYGFVNDGFYTMDDFDSFDPLTRVWKLKEGVANSKNLSGDPRPGNAKFKKLTPVDETDANTYVIGDQDRQVIGDTNPNFSGGFGFNAVWKNFDLTSFFNFVYGFDVYNANKIMMTSWYQNNQNNLGSEVSSENRWRNFDDMGNDLRYSPEILGQYNQNATMWNPTSIGRPIAMSYAVEDGSFLRLSMLSLGYTIPFTSTKKMFFNKVRLYATGSNLFIWTNYSGYDPEVNLETGLTPNIDYNAYPRTRNYTFGVQLSF from the coding sequence ATGACGATAAAAAAACATATCGTGAGCGTTTTAGCCCTCTTGTTATTGACAGCTAGTGGTTACGCTCAAAAATTGGTAACCGTAACGGGTGTAGTGCGAGATAAAATAGGCTCGATTCCATCTGCAACAATCATAGTAAAAAACGAAAATAGCAACACTTCCAGTGATATGGATGGTAAATTTTCTATAAGAGTAAAGGATCCCAACACAGCTGTATTGGTGGTTAAATTTATAGGTATGGAAGATGTTACTGTGCCTTTAAAAGGGCGTACTTCTGGAATTGTTATCGAAATGAAAGAATCGACAAGTGAATTGAATGAAGTAGTGGTAATTGGTTACGGAACACAAAAACGTGGAAATCTGACCGGTGCCGTTTCTAGTATAAAAGGGACTACATTAGAAAAAGTCCCAACCAGTTCTGTCGCCGAAGCATTGGTAGGAAGATTACCTGGGGTTCAGGTTACTTCAGCAGATGGTTCTCCGGGTGCTGAAATTATGATTAGAGTTCGTGGAGGAGGTTCTATTACTCAAGATAATTCTCCTTTGTTTTTGGTGGATGGATTTGAGGTTGCTAACATAAATGATATTCCACCAACGGATATTGAATCGATAGATGTATTAAAAGATGCTGCATCAACTGCCATATATGGTGCTCGAGGAGCTAATGGTGTAGTTGTAATTACGACTAAAAAACCGAAAGCAGGAAAAATATCAGTAAGCGTAAATAGTTATATGCAGATGAAAACGCTTTCGAATCATCTGGATGTGATGGATCCTTATGAGTTTACTTTGATGCAATATGAGTACGAACGCGGACGTAGTTCAAATCCAACTGCTTTCTTCAACAGATACGGGCGTGCCAATGAATTGTATATTTATCAAGGCGAAAAGGGAGTTGATTGGCAGGATGAAATCTTTGGCACTAATCCAATCGTTAAATACCTTGATTTTAATCTTAGCGGTGGTAGCGAAAAAACGAAATACAAGTTTGCCGTAGTGAATCAGGATCAGCCTGGAGTATTAGTAGGAACAGGTATGAAGCAAACCAATATGAACTTTATGCTTACTACTAAATTATCCGACAAATTTACGTTTGAATACCAATCTCGTTTTATAGACCGAACTATTGAAGGTTCAGGTACTGAAGGTGTTAGCCTACTGGATGCACTGCGTCAAGCACCAACACTTGGTTTGCAAGAATACATGACACTGCCTGAAGACAATACTTATTTTGACCCTGAAGATTATCAACCTATTACACGGTTTAATCCAATAGAGGCAGCTGAAAAAAATTATCGCAATCGTAATTCACGTACTTTTAATACAGTTGGCGCATTGACTTGGAATATTATTGATGGTTTAAGCTTTCGTAGCTCCTTTGGCTTCCAATACCAATACGAAGAAGACGGTCGCTTCTGGGGTACAGATACTGGTACTGCAAATGCTAACAATAATCAACCAGTAGTACAGTGGGGAAGCACTCAAAGTCCTCGTTGGCAAATGACCAATGTTTTAAATTATAATTTTAAGCACAATACCGTTCATGATTTTCAATTTATGTTAGGTCAAGAAATGAAAGACCAAAGCAGCGTTAGCAAATATTATAAAACTCGATATTTTCCAGAAACGATATCAGGAGAAAAAGCTTTAAATAATCTTGCTTTAGGAACACCTTATGAAAACGGTTCTACAGCAGGTTCGCCAAATAGAATTTCATCTTTCTTCGGTCGTGCCAATTATGCTTATAATGATAAATACATTGCCACCTTTACTATTCGTGCTGATGGCTCTACAAAATTTGGTCCTGAAAATCGTTGGGGAGCTTTTCCAGCAGCAGCAGTAGCTTGGAAAATGTCTAGCGAAGATTTCTTGAAAGACAGCAAAACCGTTTCAAATTTGAAAATGCGTTTGAGCTATGGTGTTTCTGGTAACGATAGAATTAGTGGCGATTTGTATGCTAAATATTATGGTGTTTCCCGAAATCGTTCAGTGGGTTGGGGCGAAACAGATCATTCTTATTATAATTTTTATAATGGCAATTTTTTAAGTAATCCAGAAGTGAAATGGGAAACAACTTATTCTACAAATCTTGGTTTTGATTTTGGGTTCTTCAAAGATCGTCTTACAGGTAATATCGAATTTTATAAAAATACCGTTAAAGATTTGTTGGTGCCATCTGATATTGCTGGAGTATCAGGCTTTAATAAAATTATGACCAATGTAGGACAAACATCCAATAAAGGAATTGATTTTGGTATCACTGCGGGTGTGATACAGAAAAAAGATTTTCAACTGGATTTGAATTTCAATATTGGATACAACAAAAATAAAATTGATGCCCTTTCAAGCGGTGAGAACGAATGGATTCTTAGTTCCGGATGGGCAGGCACACAATTGCTAAATGATGATGATTATCGTGCTTATGTTGGAGGTACAAAAGGATTGATTTACGGTTTTGTAAATGATGGTTTTTATACCATGGATGATTTTGATTCCTTCGATCCATTAACTAGAGTTTGGAAACTAAAAGAAGGTGTGGCAAACTCCAAAAACCTTTCGGGCGATCCACGTCCAGGAAATGCCAAGTTCAAAAAGTTGACTCCTGTGGACGAAACAGATGCAAACACTTATGTAATTGGTGATCAAGACAGACAAGTTATTGGGGATACCAATCCCAATTTTTCAGGTGGATTCGGATTTAATGCAGTTTGGAAAAATTTTGACCTAACTAGCTTTTTCAATTTCGTATATGGTTTTGATGTGTACAATGCCAATAAAATTATGATGACTTCTTGGTATCAAAACAACCAAAATAATTTAGGATCGGAAGTATCGTCAGAAAATCGTTGGCGTAACTTTGATGATATGGGGAATGATCTCCGCTATTCGCCAGAGATTTTAGGCCAGTACAATCAAAATGCTACGATGTGGAATCCAACTTCAATTGGTCGTCCTATAGCCATGTCTTATGCTGTTGAAGATGGTTCTTTTTTACGATTAAGTATGCTTTCTCTAGGTTATACAATTCCTTTTACTTCAACTAAAAAAATGTTCTTTAACAAAGTTCGTTTGTATGCAACGGGTTCCAATTTATTTATTTGGACTAATTATTCAGGCTACGATCCAGAGGTTAATTTAGAAACAGGATTAACCCCTAACATTGATTATAACGCTTATCCAAGAACAAGAAATTACACTTTTGGAGTACAATTATCATTTTAA
- a CDS encoding hybrid sensor histidine kinase/response regulator transcription factor has protein sequence MKRNTIVTFFCLIFQLCCAQPFGVLRHFSHDAKLSQSHILDIQQDVKGFIWLGTYNGLIRYDGNSFQNFEVVERGKLNLSSNRVSSFKFDKSGRIWTKSEREEVYYFDTKNLKFHYPLGSQSKEHSNVSFHNFKLVSSGRVWLFPENKNRLIALETNNTIRQIVFDSKKLRGSKINDVFEDTTGTTWFLTDLGICKLKKGAVKPEYFFFNMTRLSGKSYSFSTVIELNDELWFGGANGKISRYSKKASTFFDVQLGINSGIVKIKYVNGGKVLIVTKTEGICYYDIKSGKLDVYNSKTTAGFPNENIKYMGLTHSREFWFETSASGIYKFDLTTRKLKYLQSNSTDPTIVGGDRKTFLLTAPNGTVWIQPKGGALSYWDKQQDKLFSISHCMKESVEEVSDVMHAVTLDKSGNMWFCSYRKGLDLMTFNNHNFSILKLDSFGDRKKNNVRSLMQDRRGNLWLACRSQKVTLMDSRKNKIGMLGADGTLSANSPEWGSDIYHMLEDNKGRIWLGTKGNGLFCLIPKEQPFNYKVIHYKYNERDRYSISSDKIYRIFQAASGKIYLTTWGGGVNLIQESNKGIRFINYRNEWKNYPIKSADRVRSIVENKDHQLFFISSYKLFSFSGENKATANLQFKEFPQVAGNDILDIVVTSKNRLALATNGKGILLVDLNKKQEPKIQSFGAETIGFPLDEVVAIQEDKSGKMWLMADNQVVRFDLEKNTAETFPELKSIIGNEIFSEATKCRLANGEIVLGYSDGAVCFRPENIKPLTFKPYLAITGFAVNNKELNELYPETATDPDLLKEVVLEHNQNFFRVQFSALDYIKNENIVYRYKLEGIDEGWNYIKGGQSINYTNLSRGKYTLLLASTNNHNLWMNNERKINITILPSIWWTNLALVCYVILAVGLFMLFRRIFLTIIKLRNEVQIEHEVSELKLKFFTDISHEIRTPLTMITAPLEKMLSDISIPDSVKTQLQGIERSSNRLLNLVNQILDLRRIQNRKMEVRAIDLGKFTAKVCENFREISSQSEIRLDVNVKTSSPIVWADADSLDKILVNLISNAFKYCKKGDTIEVIVEELDKQVVLKVVDNGPGINPAVQKRLFVRFSNYNENPNNPSTGLGLSIVKDLVDKHGANIVVDSVSGKGSSFQIYFLKGYSHFNEDATLLFEEAEKPIIDEIAIEKNEAVEEIVEEVKQGKPVGLIVEDDPELRNFIVSVLEEEYTIYVAKNGIEGHLKAENLSPNFIISDIMMPQMDGIEMLKSIRNNIATSHIPVILLSAKTAIESKLEGLEYGADDYLTKPFNVSFLKARVKNVLEQRMLLQKLYSTGDIAEISEVKPLQISNKDHKFMQQVIQFVNENISKSDFSVDELGKLMYMSRASFFNKLKSITGVSPVLFIRDMRLNAAAELIKNEDMLIKEICFEVGFNDLKYFGKCFKTKFNATPAEYRQLHR, from the coding sequence CGATATTCAACAGGATGTAAAAGGATTTATTTGGTTGGGAACTTATAATGGACTTATTCGATATGACGGTAATTCTTTTCAAAATTTTGAGGTAGTAGAAAGAGGAAAATTAAATCTGTCATCCAACCGTGTTTCGAGTTTCAAATTTGATAAAAGCGGACGAATTTGGACCAAGTCTGAAAGAGAGGAAGTTTATTATTTTGATACTAAAAATCTAAAATTTCACTATCCATTGGGAAGTCAATCCAAAGAGCATTCGAATGTTTCTTTTCATAACTTTAAACTGGTTTCTTCTGGAAGAGTATGGCTGTTTCCAGAAAACAAAAATCGCTTAATTGCCCTAGAAACCAATAATACTATAAGACAAATTGTTTTTGATTCGAAAAAACTTCGAGGAAGCAAGATTAACGATGTCTTTGAAGATACCACAGGTACAACCTGGTTTTTGACCGATTTAGGAATTTGTAAGTTGAAAAAAGGAGCAGTAAAACCTGAATATTTCTTTTTCAATATGACTCGACTTTCAGGAAAATCATACTCATTTAGTACTGTCATTGAGTTAAATGATGAACTGTGGTTTGGAGGTGCTAACGGAAAAATTAGTCGTTATTCTAAAAAGGCAAGTACATTTTTTGATGTACAACTTGGAATTAATTCGGGTATCGTTAAAATTAAATATGTTAATGGCGGCAAAGTACTTATTGTAACTAAAACTGAAGGCATTTGTTATTATGACATAAAATCAGGAAAATTGGATGTCTATAATAGTAAAACCACAGCAGGATTTCCGAATGAAAATATCAAATACATGGGATTGACTCATTCTAGAGAATTTTGGTTTGAAACCTCGGCTTCTGGAATTTATAAATTTGATTTAACAACCCGAAAATTAAAGTACTTACAGTCTAATTCTACTGATCCTACAATAGTTGGCGGAGATCGAAAAACATTTTTATTGACTGCACCTAATGGAACAGTTTGGATTCAACCCAAAGGAGGAGCATTGTCTTACTGGGATAAACAACAGGACAAATTATTTTCTATTTCGCATTGCATGAAAGAATCTGTAGAAGAGGTTTCTGATGTGATGCATGCAGTAACATTAGATAAGTCAGGAAATATGTGGTTTTGCTCTTATCGAAAAGGTTTGGATTTAATGACTTTTAACAACCATAATTTTTCGATTTTAAAATTAGACTCTTTTGGAGATAGAAAAAAAAATAATGTCAGGAGTTTAATGCAAGACAGAAGAGGGAATCTTTGGTTGGCTTGTCGTTCTCAAAAAGTAACTTTAATGGATTCGAGAAAAAATAAAATTGGTATGCTCGGAGCCGATGGTACTTTATCTGCCAATAGTCCAGAATGGGGCTCAGATATATATCACATGTTGGAGGACAACAAAGGTAGAATTTGGTTGGGAACGAAAGGGAATGGATTATTTTGTCTGATACCAAAGGAACAACCGTTTAATTATAAAGTCATCCATTACAAGTACAATGAACGGGATCGATACAGTATCAGTTCGGATAAAATTTATAGAATTTTTCAGGCAGCTTCGGGCAAAATTTATTTGACTACTTGGGGAGGCGGTGTAAATCTGATTCAGGAGTCAAACAAAGGAATTCGTTTTATTAATTATCGAAACGAATGGAAAAATTATCCCATAAAATCAGCAGATAGAGTCCGCTCTATTGTTGAAAATAAAGACCATCAATTGTTTTTTATTTCTTCATATAAATTGTTCTCTTTTTCAGGAGAAAACAAAGCTACTGCTAATTTACAATTTAAAGAATTTCCGCAAGTTGCAGGCAATGATATTTTGGATATTGTGGTTACTTCAAAAAACAGATTGGCATTGGCAACTAACGGAAAAGGAATTCTATTGGTTGATTTGAATAAAAAACAAGAACCAAAGATTCAATCCTTTGGAGCAGAAACTATAGGCTTTCCTCTGGATGAAGTGGTAGCTATTCAAGAAGACAAATCTGGAAAAATGTGGTTGATGGCAGATAATCAAGTCGTTCGGTTTGATCTTGAAAAAAACACGGCAGAAACTTTTCCTGAATTAAAATCGATTATAGGCAACGAAATTTTTTCAGAAGCCACGAAATGTCGCCTTGCTAATGGTGAAATTGTTTTGGGTTATTCTGATGGAGCGGTTTGTTTTAGACCTGAAAATATAAAACCGTTAACATTTAAACCTTATTTAGCAATAACTGGATTTGCTGTCAATAATAAAGAATTAAATGAACTATATCCAGAAACTGCTACTGATCCCGATTTGTTAAAAGAAGTAGTTTTAGAACACAACCAGAATTTTTTTAGAGTTCAATTTTCGGCTCTAGATTATATTAAAAATGAAAACATAGTCTATCGCTATAAGCTAGAAGGTATCGATGAGGGCTGGAATTACATCAAAGGAGGACAATCTATTAATTATACCAATTTAAGCCGAGGAAAATATACCCTTTTACTAGCTTCTACTAACAATCACAATTTGTGGATGAATAACGAAAGAAAAATAAACATTACTATTCTCCCTTCGATTTGGTGGACTAATTTGGCTTTGGTTTGTTATGTCATATTGGCTGTTGGTCTTTTTATGTTGTTTAGACGTATTTTTTTGACCATAATCAAGCTGCGAAACGAGGTGCAAATTGAACACGAGGTTTCTGAATTGAAGCTCAAGTTTTTTACTGATATTTCACATGAAATACGAACTCCGCTTACCATGATTACTGCTCCTTTAGAGAAAATGCTTTCTGACATAAGTATTCCAGATTCGGTTAAAACCCAACTCCAAGGAATTGAAAGAAGTAGTAACCGATTGTTGAATTTGGTGAATCAAATTTTGGATTTAAGAAGAATTCAAAATAGAAAAATGGAAGTCAGAGCAATAGATTTAGGTAAATTTACTGCTAAAGTATGTGAAAATTTTAGGGAAATAAGTAGCCAAAGTGAGATTCGTTTAGATGTAAATGTAAAGACATCATCGCCAATTGTATGGGCTGATGCAGATAGTTTGGATAAAATTTTGGTCAATCTAATTTCAAATGCTTTTAAATATTGCAAAAAAGGAGATACCATTGAAGTGATTGTGGAAGAATTGGACAAACAAGTTGTACTAAAGGTTGTAGATAACGGACCTGGCATTAATCCAGCTGTTCAAAAACGATTGTTTGTACGTTTTTCTAATTACAATGAAAATCCTAATAATCCGAGTACGGGTCTTGGACTTTCGATAGTCAAAGATTTAGTCGATAAGCATGGTGCCAATATCGTAGTAGATAGCGTGTCGGGCAAAGGCAGTAGTTTTCAAATTTACTTTTTAAAAGGATATAGTCATTTTAATGAAGATGCAACGCTATTATTTGAAGAAGCTGAAAAACCTATAATAGACGAAATTGCTATTGAAAAAAACGAAGCTGTTGAAGAAATAGTAGAAGAAGTAAAGCAAGGCAAACCAGTGGGTCTAATTGTAGAAGATGATCCTGAATTGAGGAATTTTATTGTTTCTGTGCTAGAAGAGGAATACACTATTTATGTGGCAAAAAATGGAATTGAAGGACATTTGAAAGCTGAAAATTTATCCCCAAATTTCATTATTAGTGACATTATGATGCCTCAAATGGATGGTATAGAAATGCTCAAGTCAATTAGGAATAACATCGCTACGAGTCATATTCCAGTGATTTTGCTTAGCGCAAAAACAGCCATTGAAAGCAAATTAGAAGGGTTAGAATATGGTGCTGATGATTATTTGACCAAGCCATTTAATGTAAGTTTTTTGAAAGCAAGAGTAAAGAATGTTTTAGAACAGCGAATGCTTCTTCAAAAATTGTATTCTACAGGTGATATTGCTGAAATTTCAGAAGTAAAACCACTGCAAATTTCTAACAAAGATCATAAATTTATGCAGCAGGTAATTCAATTTGTGAACGAAAACATATCAAAATCTGATTTTTCGGTAGATGAATTAGGAAAACTAATGTATATGTCTAGGGCTAGTTTTTTTAATAAACTTAAAAGTATAACTGGAGTTTCCCCAGTATTATTTATTCGTGATATGCGATTGAATGCAGCTGCAGAATTAATCAAAAACGAAGATATGCTGATCAAGGAAATTTGTTTTGAAGTTGGTTTTAATGATTTAAAATATTTTGGAAAATGTTTCAAGACTAAATTCAATGCTACCCCAGCTGAATACCGCCAATTGCATCGCTAG